From Halorientalis litorea:
GTCGGCGGTCACCTCGACCTCCTGAACGTCGCCGCTCCGGTCGAGTTCCGTCATCCAGCGCGAGATGGCCGGCCGTTCGATGACGTTGTCCATCGACCACGCCACCGACATCCCCGCCGAGATGGCCTGGATGTTCAAATCGTCGAAGGCGTCCTCGTTGCCCGGGTCGTTCACGCGGCTGACGACGGTTTCCACGTCGAAGGTGTTCGTCGCGAGTTGCCCGACCAAGAGGTTCACGTCGTCGTCCCGGGTCGCGGCGGCGACGACTTTCGCGTTCTCGATACCCGCCGCTCGCAGGGTGTCCGTCTCGCTGCCGTCGCCCTCGTGGACCCGGAACCCGGACTCCCGGAGCGTGGCGACGCGGTCCGGGTCCGGTTCGACGATGGCCACTTCCTCGCCCCTGTCGTCGAGGCGTTCGGCCAGCGATAGCCCGACTCGCCCACCGCCGACGATGATGACACGCATCGGAATCACGTCGAGTGCCTGTGCGATGTGTCGCGCTAGCCCCCCTTGAAACACCACGGTTACGAGGATGACGAGGAAGACAGTCCCGACGAGCGTCGCGGCGGCCGGTTGGTTCTGAGACTGGAGTTCGAGCGCGAACAGCGTCGCCACGGACGCCGGGATGATACCGCGCGGCCCCATCGCACTGATGAACAGTCGTTCCCGGAACTCGAAGCTCCCACCGACCGTACAGAGCATGACGAGGGCGGGGCGGACGACGGCAGCCACGGCGACGACGACCAAGACCCCACCGAGTCCGAGCGTCCGGAGGTCGCCGAACGAGAGGAGCGACGCGAGCGTGATGAACACGAACGAGAGGACGACGAGCGTCACGTCACCTTTGAACTGTGCGATTTCCGCGCGGTGTGGCAGGTCGACGTTGCCGAGGACGAACCCGGCGGCGGCGACGGCCGCAATGCCGGCTTCCGGTGCCTGTACTTCGGCAATACCGTACGCACCGAGCGCGGCCGCGAACATCACCAGCCGCGCGTTCTGTGGCGCGTTGTCGGCGGAGAGTTCGACGGTGGTGAGGAGCCACCAGACGACCCCGGCCACGAGACACCCGACCACGACGCCGGTCCCGAGACGGGTCGCGAACTCGGAGACGAGTCGCGTCGCACCGCGGGACTCGACGAGCAAGTACTCGAAGGTCACGACGGCGAGGATGGCCGCCGTCACGTCGTTGATGACGCCCTCCGTTTCGAGGGTCGAAGCGACCCGCTCGCGGACGGCGACGACGTTCGTCACGGGCGTGATGACCGTCGGTCCGGTCGCGACGAGCAACGACCCG
This genomic window contains:
- a CDS encoding cation:proton antiporter domain-containing protein, which translates into the protein MSATTEVIALVVIIVGLGVASQVLADRLGVPSVLFLVLAGVVVGPELLGVVRPSVFGDALPAIVGLSVAIIVFEGAFSLRVDRLRQAPRETLRLVTVGAVLSLVGTAVAVKFALGTDWDLAIVVGSLLVATGPTVITPVTNVVAVRERVASTLETEGVINDVTAAILAVVTFEYLLVESRGATRLVSEFATRLGTGVVVGCLVAGVVWWLLTTVELSADNAPQNARLVMFAAALGAYGIAEVQAPEAGIAAVAAAGFVLGNVDLPHRAEIAQFKGDVTLVVLSFVFITLASLLSFGDLRTLGLGGVLVVVAVAAVVRPALVMLCTVGGSFEFRERLFISAMGPRGIIPASVATLFALELQSQNQPAAATLVGTVFLVILVTVVFQGGLARHIAQALDVIPMRVIIVGGGRVGLSLAERLDDRGEEVAIVEPDPDRVATLRESGFRVHEGDGSETDTLRAAGIENAKVVAAATRDDDVNLLVGQLATNTFDVETVVSRVNDPGNEDAFDDLNIQAISAGMSVAWSMDNVIERPAISRWMTELDRSGDVQEVEVTADAVAGQTVSALASDLPDDCYVALISRGNSNRIPHSDDTVERGDHLTIIGRTDAVREAIDYCT